In Pyrus communis chromosome 1, drPyrComm1.1, whole genome shotgun sequence, the following are encoded in one genomic region:
- the LOC137731651 gene encoding uncharacterized protein produces the protein MAPPSALTPLPVPPELHVTNRETLLNSLRRHLSESSRPLYGFVLLQGGEEQNRYDTDHTELFRQESYFAYLFGVREPGFYGAIDIATGKAVLFAPRLPAEYAVWLGEIKPLSYFKERYMVSTVHYTDEIATVLHDEYKGSGKPVLFLLHGINTDSDLFPKPAEFQGIDKFDTDLTTLHPVLTECRVIKSDMELALIQFANDISSEAHVEVMRKIRVGMYEYQLESMFLHHTYMYGGCRHCSYTCICATGDNSAVLHYGHAAAPNDRILEDGDLALLDMGAEYNFYGSDITCSYPVNGKFTPDQALIYNAVLDAHNAVISTMKPGVSWLDMHKLAEKVILESLKRGRILVGNVDDMMVKRLGAVFMPHGLGHLLGIDTHDPGGYPKGTERSKEPGLKSLRTTRELQEGMVITVEPGCYFIDALLVPAMGNSNTAKFFNHEAVSRFKGFGGVRIESDVLVTANGCKNMTNVPREISEIEAVMAGAPWPLDK, from the exons ATGGCTCCGCCGTCGGCTCTCACTCCTCTTCCAGTCCCACCGGAGCTCCACGTCACCAACCGCGAAACGCTCCTCAATTCACTTCGCCGCCACCTCTCTGAATCTTCCCGCCCCCTCTACGGCTTCGTTCTCCTCCAA GGAGGCGAAGAGCAGAATCGCTATGACACTGATCACACCGAGCTCTTCAG ACAAGAGAGTTACTTTGCTTACTTGTTTGGCGTAAGAGAGCCTGGTTTCTATGGAGCTATA GACATTGCAACAGGGAAGGCTGTTCTCTTTGCTCCGAGATTGCCTGCTGAATATGCCGTTTGGTTGGGAGAGATAAAGCCTTTATCTTACTTCAAG GAAAGATATATGGTTAGCACGGTACACTATACTGATGAGATCGCAACAGTTTTGCATGATGAATACAAGGGATCCGGTAAACCTGTATTGTTTCTCTTGCATGGGATCAACACTGATAGTGATCTATTCCCGAAACCCGCGGAGTTTCAG GGGATTGATAAGTTTGACACAGATTTGACTACCTTGCATCCAGTTTTGACTGAATGCCGTGTTATAAAATCAGATATGGAGCTTGCCCTTATCCAGTTTGCCAATGATATAAGTTCTGAAGCTCATGTGGAG GTCATGAGAAAAATTAGGGTAGGCATGTACGAGTATCAGCTGGAAAGTATGTTTCTTCACCACACCTACATGTATGGTGGCTGTAGACATTGCTCGTACACATGTATTTGTGCTACTGGTGATAATAG TGCTGTTCTCCATTATGGGCATGCAGCAGCTCCGAATGACAGG ATCTTGGAAGATGGAGATTTGGCATTGCTTGATATGGGAGCTGAATACAACTTCTATGGTTCTGACATCACTTGTTCTTACCCA GTGAACGGAAAGTTTACCCCTGACCAAGCACTTATATATAAT GCTGTCCTTGATGCTCACAATGCTGTCATATCCACAATGAAGCCTGGAGTAAGCTGGCTTGATATGCATAA ACTAGCAGAAAAGGTTATTCTTGAATCATTGAAGAGAGGGAGGATCCTAGTCGG GAatgttgatgatatgatggTCAAACGACTGGGTGCTGTTTTTATGCCTCATGGTCTTGGGCATTTGCTTGGTATTGACACTCATGATCCTGGTGGCTACCCAAAG GGAACGGAGAGATCAAAAGAACCTGGATTGAAGTCTTTACGTACAACAAGAGAACTCCAAGAGGGAATG GTGATAACGGTAGAGCCTGGTTGCTACTTCATTGATGCTTTGTTGGTTCCAGCTATGGGAAACTCAAATACTGCCAAGTTCTTCAATCATGAAGCAGTTAGTAGGTTTAAAGGTTTTGGTGGAGTTCGAATTGAAAGTGATGTG CTTGTCACGGCTAACGGTTGTAAGAACATGACAAACGTTCCTCGGGAAATATCGGAGATTGAAGCAGTAATGGCAGGGGCGCCATGGCCACTTGATAAATGA
- the LOC137731660 gene encoding probable protein arginine N-methyltransferase 1.2, producing the protein MGRRKNTNNSSSSNQGSGAGFGHPGEAVKDVPESSNPDESMCDPELDKAVDDSMGEPEVSFVEADGKTSADYYFDSYSHFGIHEEMLKDLVRTKTYQNVIYQNKFLIKDKIVLDVGAGTGILSLFCAKAGAKHVYAVECSDMADMAKEIVETNGYSNLITVLKGKIEEIELPVPKVDIIISEWMGYFLLFENMLNTVLYARDKWLVDDGILLPDKTSLFLTAIEDAEYKEDKIEFWNNVYGFDMSCIKKQAMMEPLVDTVDQNQIVTNSQLLKTMDISKMTPGDASFTAPFKLVAERDDFIHALVAYFDVSFTKCHKLMGFSTGPRSRSTHWKQTVLYLEDVLTVCQGESIVGSMTVAQNKKNPRDIDIVLKYSLNGRRCTVSRVQCYKMR; encoded by the exons ATGGGTCGCCGAAAGAACAccaacaacagcagcagcagcaaccagGGCTCGGGGGCGGGCTTCGGCCACCCCGGCGAAGCCGTAAAAGACGTCCCCGAGAGCTCTAACCCCGACGAGTCCATGTGCGACCCCGAGCTCGACAAGGCCGTCGATGACTCCATGGGTGAGCCGGAGGTCTCATTCGTCGAAGCCGATGGCAAGACCAGCGCTGACTATTACTTCGACTCCTACTCTCACTTCg GTATTCATGAA GAAATGTTGAAAGATTTAGTGAGGACTAAGACATATCAGAATGTTATCTATCAGAATAAGTTTCTAATAAAGGACAAGATTGTTCTTGACGTGGGAGCTGGGACTGGAATTTTGTCCCTCTTTTGTGCAAAAGCGGGCGCAAAGCATGTTTATGCG GTTGAGTGCTCTGACATGGCTGACATGGCAAAAGAGATTGTTGAAACAAACGGATATTCTAATT TAATAACCGTTCTGAAGGGGAAGATTGAAGAAATTGAGCTTCCAGTCCCTAAAGTGGATATTATTATCTCAGAATGGATGggatattttttgttgtttgagaATATGTTAAATACGGTCCTCTATGCTCGTGATAAATGGCTT gtAGATGATGGAATTCTACTACCAGACAAAACGTCTCTCTTTTTGACAGCTATTGAGGATGCAGAATACAAAGAGGACAAGATAGAAT TTTGGAACAATGTTTATGGCTTTGACATGAGTTGCATCAAGAAGCAAGCCATGATGGAGCCCCTTGTGGACACCGTTGACCAAAACCAAATTGTTACAAACAGTCAGCTACTCAAG ACAATGGATATATCTAAGATGACTCCAGGAGATGCGTCCTTCACAGCCCCTTTCAAGCTTGTTGCTGAGCGTGATGATTTCATTCATGCTCTTGTAGCCTACTTTGATGTGTCATTTACGAAGTGTCATAAATTGATGGGCTTTTCcacag GGCCAAGATCACGGTCTACTCACTGGAAGCAAACAGTCCTGTACCTGGAAGATGTGCTAACAGTATGTCAAGGAGAGTCAATTGTCGGAAGCATGACTgtggcgcaaaacaaaaagaatcccCGTGATATTGACATAGTGCTCAAGTATTCGTTAAATGGCCGACGATGCACAGTCTCAAGGGTTCAATGCTACAAAATGCGCTAA
- the LOC137731670 gene encoding uncharacterized protein — protein sequence MAKLKQILVAISVLLAVLASVPFSECAKKPAAGARKEDIPFIKCQVCEKLASQLHQQVEKKRAEIAPKKISEYQIIEISENVCNLKKQEADWILQIDIVEKGDKLELVDQGSEGQCNSECKTIERACQEVLGYSDTDVAEYLYTSKPDLGSLVNYLCKDLTKACSTKPPPVPKNRIPGEAFVAKSEKEAEMERMMKSMEGMPGAPGMKMYSRDDLMNMNNFGGKDADDEDDDDDDETRLPSNLGKIMREKESAKNDLKQKITTGIVKTRETLKKHANKVSNWLRQTWRRVKKTASEKSTKGNKGEL from the exons atGGCGAAGCTGAAGCAAATTCTAGTAGCTATCTCAGTGTTGTTGGCGGTGTTAGCGTCCGTGCCATTCTCGGAGTGTGCTAAGAAGCCGGCGGCCGGCGCCAGGAAGGAAGACATTCCTTTCATCAAATGCCAAGTCTGCGAGAAACTCGCATCTCAGCTGCACCAACAAGTCGAGAAGAAGCGAGCTGAGATCGCCCCAAAGAAG ATCTCGGAGTATCAGATTATTGAGATTTCGGAGAATGTCTGTAATTTGAAGAAGCAGGAAGCCGATTGGATTTTGCAGATTGATATAGTTGAGAAAGGAGATAAGTTGGAG TTGGTGGATCAAGGTTCTGAAGGACAATGTAATTCCGAATGCAAGACAATCGAGCGAGCTTGCCAGGAG GTTTTGGGGTATTCTGATACAGATGTTGCAGAATATCTATATACATCCAAGCCTGACCTTGGTTCATTGGTGAATTATCTATGCAAAGACCTCACTAAAGCATGCAGTACCAAGCCTCCCCCAGTTCCTAAG AATAGGATTCCTGGGGAAGCTTTCGTGGCCAAGTCGGAGAAAGAAGCTGAAATGGAAAGGATGATGAAATCTATGGAG GGTATGCCAGGAGCCCCAGGCATGAAGATGTACTCAAGAGATGATTTGATGAACATGAATAATTTTGGTGGCAAAGatgctgatgatgaagatgatgatgacgatgatgagaCTCGGTTACCCTCAAATTTG GGAAAAATcatgagagaaaaagagagtgcAAAGAATGACTTGAAACAGAAGATCACCACCGGAATTGTGAAGACCAGAGAGACACTAAAGAAGCATGCAAACAAAGTCTCTAACTGGTTACGGCAAACATGGCGGCGAGTGAAAAAGACGGCTTCAGAGAAGAGTACAAAGGGCAACAAGGGAGAGCTTTAG